A stretch of Geomonas oryzisoli DNA encodes these proteins:
- a CDS encoding molybdopterin-dependent oxidoreductase, with the protein MVNLTINGKQVAVEKDATIYDAAKACGIKIPILCHDKKLHPFGGCRMCLVEVEQMKGRLIPACTTPVTEGMIVQTTTDEIVKARKLVLELLLLKHPIDCPVCDAAGDCDLQNLTYEYKVNMNRFVDEKFNHEIDYENPLIERDMNRCIHCGKCARICDEIVSYGAYTFINRGIEAKMGTEFDGPLNCEFCGSCVSVCPVGALNSRPFKFKARWWALQKTKSVCSYCGTGCQLTLGTKDGKVLTTIYDENQGFHNGQLCTRGRFGYQFVNSDKRLTAPLIRKNGKLQEATWEEALAEVTSRLAAGKSDPASVAALATPRLTNEELFLFGKLFRGTVGTDNIDHSAGYAHEALTKGAVASFGVAASPAEIADVQKSNLLLVVKSDAYETHPVIGFEINLGVKRKGIALRIVSDKKGKLTRLPGAKTTVHAPGNEVALFNALCKSVIDQGLAVEGVAGLDALKAAVADATAEKAGVSAEEIAAIAKEFASAEKALIILPIGQGYPGHNAALANAAANLAILTGQVGKEGAGLLIMGEKNNSQGAVDMGIYPKGTGLNAAAIIDGCANGNVKTLFVAGENPVVSYPNRAKVEKALENVEFMVVSDLFLTETAALADVVLPACSFAEKSGTFTSLGRRVQNVRKAIPAIGLAKSDFEILNAISQALGGARYNNQGEVFTEIAASVPAYKGLTQAGLKDEGAVYPVALAAKLVPAAAKAAAPAAGKLALVTGSALYHCGTMSRFGEGPMYVCPDAYAELNVADAAALKVEEGDQVTVTSGTGAVQVVAKVGKRVPQGVVFSPYHFGEGSVNTITDGAEVTYVSVAKK; encoded by the coding sequence ATGGTAAATCTTACGATAAACGGAAAACAGGTTGCGGTAGAGAAAGACGCCACCATTTACGACGCCGCCAAGGCTTGTGGCATCAAGATACCGATCCTTTGTCACGACAAGAAGCTGCACCCGTTCGGCGGCTGCCGCATGTGCCTGGTCGAGGTCGAGCAGATGAAAGGCCGCCTCATCCCGGCCTGCACCACCCCGGTCACCGAGGGTATGATCGTGCAGACCACCACCGACGAGATCGTCAAGGCCAGGAAACTGGTGCTGGAGCTTCTGCTCCTCAAGCACCCGATCGACTGCCCGGTCTGCGATGCCGCCGGCGACTGCGACCTGCAGAACCTCACCTACGAGTACAAGGTGAACATGAACCGTTTCGTGGACGAGAAGTTCAACCACGAGATCGACTACGAGAACCCGCTCATCGAGCGCGACATGAACCGCTGCATCCACTGCGGCAAGTGCGCGAGGATCTGCGACGAGATCGTGTCCTACGGTGCCTACACCTTCATCAACCGCGGTATCGAGGCGAAGATGGGTACCGAGTTCGACGGGCCGCTCAACTGCGAGTTCTGCGGTTCCTGCGTCTCGGTCTGCCCGGTCGGCGCCCTCAACTCCCGCCCGTTCAAGTTCAAGGCCCGCTGGTGGGCGCTGCAGAAGACCAAGAGCGTATGCTCCTACTGCGGCACCGGCTGCCAGCTGACCCTGGGCACCAAGGACGGCAAGGTGCTCACCACCATCTACGACGAGAACCAGGGCTTCCATAACGGCCAGCTCTGCACCCGCGGCCGCTTCGGTTACCAGTTCGTCAACTCCGACAAGCGCCTCACCGCGCCGCTCATCCGCAAGAACGGCAAGCTCCAGGAAGCCACCTGGGAAGAGGCACTCGCCGAAGTGACCTCCAGGCTCGCAGCAGGCAAGAGCGATCCGGCTTCGGTCGCAGCGCTTGCCACCCCGCGCCTGACCAACGAGGAGCTCTTCCTGTTCGGTAAGCTCTTCCGCGGCACCGTCGGCACCGACAACATCGACCACTCCGCCGGTTACGCCCACGAGGCGCTGACCAAGGGCGCCGTCGCCTCCTTCGGCGTGGCAGCCTCCCCGGCCGAGATCGCCGACGTGCAGAAATCCAACCTCCTCCTCGTGGTCAAGAGCGACGCCTACGAGACCCACCCGGTCATCGGCTTCGAGATCAACCTCGGCGTGAAGAGGAAAGGGATCGCACTCAGGATCGTCTCCGACAAGAAAGGGAAGCTGACCCGCCTGCCGGGCGCGAAGACCACCGTCCACGCGCCGGGTAACGAGGTCGCCCTCTTCAACGCCCTCTGCAAGTCGGTCATCGACCAGGGCCTCGCAGTAGAAGGCGTGGCCGGCCTCGACGCGCTGAAAGCCGCCGTCGCCGACGCAACCGCCGAGAAGGCAGGTGTCTCCGCCGAGGAGATCGCAGCCATCGCCAAGGAGTTCGCCTCCGCGGAGAAGGCCCTCATCATCCTCCCCATCGGCCAGGGCTACCCCGGCCACAATGCGGCGCTCGCCAACGCGGCAGCGAACCTCGCCATCCTCACCGGCCAGGTCGGCAAGGAAGGCGCGGGCCTCCTCATCATGGGCGAGAAGAACAACAGCCAGGGTGCGGTCGACATGGGCATCTACCCGAAAGGGACCGGCCTGAACGCCGCCGCCATCATCGACGGCTGCGCGAACGGCAACGTGAAGACCCTGTTCGTCGCCGGCGAGAACCCGGTGGTTTCCTACCCGAACCGCGCGAAGGTCGAGAAGGCCCTCGAGAACGTCGAGTTCATGGTGGTCTCCGATCTCTTCCTGACCGAGACCGCGGCTCTGGCCGACGTCGTCCTCCCGGCCTGCTCCTTCGCCGAGAAGAGCGGCACCTTCACCTCGCTGGGCCGCAGGGTCCAGAACGTGAGGAAGGCGATCCCCGCCATCGGCCTCGCCAAGAGCGACTTCGAGATCCTGAACGCGATCTCCCAGGCTCTGGGCGGCGCACGCTACAACAACCAGGGCGAGGTCTTCACCGAGATCGCCGCATCGGTCCCGGCCTACAAGGGCCTCACCCAGGCCGGCCTGAAAGACGAAGGTGCGGTCTACCCGGTGGCGCTCGCCGCCAAGCTGGTCCCGGCGGCGGCGAAGGCTGCGGCACCGGCAGCCGGCAAGCTGGCCCTCGTTACCGGCAGCGCGCTGTACCACTGCGGCACCATGAGCCGCTTCGGCGAAGGCCCCATGTACGTCTGCCCGGATGCCTACGCCGAACTGAACGTCGCCGACGCGGCGGCCCTGAAGGTCGAAGAAGGGGACCAGGTCACCGTGACCTCCGGCACCGGCGCGGTGCAGGTTGTCGCCAAGGTCGGCAAGCGCGTCCCGCAGGGCGTGGTCTTCTCCCCGTATCACTTCGGTGAGGGGAGCGTCAACACCATCACCGACGGTGCGGAAGTCACCTACGTCTCCGTCGCGAAGAAGTAG
- the nuoF gene encoding NADH-quinone oxidoreductase subunit NuoF, with translation MSDNAGIKILICQGTGGISAGAKQVEAEFTRLIAEKGIVAQVGKRCDVVKTGCRGLCANDVLVDVITPELGRVTYDFVVPEDVAAILDQHIVNNEVIEKKKAKAYYNTFVDQQMRVVMTGCGQIDPERIDAFLEEDGFKAIEKCVKEMKPSEVIDEVKKSGLRGRGGGGFPTGMKWSFCAASPGNHKYLICNADEGDPGAFMDRSILEGDPYCVIEGMMIAAYAIGCDAGYVYVRAEYPLAIDRLQKALDTCYEKGYLGKNIQGWGFDFDMRIKKGAGAFVCGEETALMASIEGERGMPRPRPPFPAVKGLWGFPTNINNVETFANVRHIINKGADWYASLGTDTTKGTKIFAVTGKVKHTGLVEVPAGMSVRDVIYSVCGGIANNRKFKAVQAGGPSGGCIPAEVLDTPVDYDSLIKAGAMMGSGGLVVMDETTCMVDVARFFLTFTKMESCGKCVPCRIGLKAMLDILERITEGRGEMADIDTLLEMGATIKKASLCGLGQTAPNPILSTVKYFRHEYEAHIQDKRCPSNSCKELLLWQVVPEKCVKCGACLRACPSNAIKWEKGEVAELIKENCTKCKSCYDACRFMAIE, from the coding sequence ATGAGCGATAACGCAGGAATCAAAATACTTATCTGTCAGGGTACCGGCGGCATCTCTGCCGGCGCCAAGCAGGTCGAGGCCGAGTTCACCAGGCTGATAGCCGAGAAGGGGATCGTGGCCCAGGTCGGCAAGCGCTGCGACGTCGTCAAGACCGGCTGCCGCGGCCTGTGCGCCAACGACGTTCTCGTTGACGTCATCACCCCTGAATTGGGCAGGGTCACCTACGACTTCGTGGTACCCGAGGACGTTGCGGCGATCCTCGACCAGCACATCGTCAACAACGAAGTCATCGAGAAGAAGAAGGCGAAAGCCTACTACAACACCTTCGTCGATCAGCAGATGCGTGTGGTTATGACCGGCTGCGGCCAGATCGACCCCGAGCGCATCGACGCCTTCCTCGAAGAGGACGGCTTCAAGGCCATCGAGAAGTGCGTCAAAGAGATGAAGCCGTCGGAAGTCATCGACGAAGTGAAGAAATCCGGGCTCCGTGGCCGTGGGGGCGGGGGCTTCCCGACCGGCATGAAGTGGAGCTTCTGCGCCGCTTCCCCGGGCAACCACAAGTACCTCATCTGCAACGCCGACGAGGGCGACCCGGGCGCGTTCATGGACCGCTCCATCCTCGAAGGCGACCCGTACTGCGTCATCGAGGGCATGATGATCGCGGCCTACGCCATCGGCTGCGACGCCGGCTACGTCTACGTCCGCGCCGAGTACCCGCTGGCCATCGACCGTCTCCAGAAGGCGCTCGACACCTGCTACGAGAAGGGGTACCTGGGTAAGAACATCCAGGGCTGGGGCTTCGACTTCGACATGAGGATCAAGAAGGGCGCCGGCGCGTTCGTCTGCGGCGAGGAAACCGCCCTCATGGCCTCCATCGAAGGCGAGCGCGGCATGCCGCGTCCCCGTCCGCCGTTCCCGGCGGTCAAGGGCCTCTGGGGCTTCCCGACCAACATCAACAACGTCGAAACCTTCGCCAACGTGCGCCACATCATCAACAAGGGCGCCGACTGGTACGCATCCTTGGGCACCGACACCACCAAGGGGACCAAGATCTTCGCGGTCACCGGCAAGGTGAAGCACACCGGTCTGGTCGAGGTTCCGGCCGGTATGTCCGTACGCGACGTTATCTACTCGGTCTGCGGCGGCATCGCCAACAACCGCAAATTCAAGGCCGTTCAGGCCGGCGGCCCCTCCGGCGGCTGCATCCCGGCCGAGGTGCTCGACACCCCGGTCGACTACGACTCGCTGATCAAGGCGGGCGCCATGATGGGTTCCGGCGGTCTGGTCGTCATGGACGAGACCACCTGCATGGTCGACGTGGCCCGCTTCTTCCTGACCTTCACCAAGATGGAGTCCTGCGGCAAGTGCGTTCCCTGCCGTATCGGCCTGAAGGCGATGCTCGACATCCTGGAGAGGATCACCGAAGGTCGCGGCGAGATGGCCGACATCGACACCCTGCTGGAGATGGGTGCCACCATCAAGAAGGCATCCTTGTGCGGTCTGGGGCAGACGGCCCCGAACCCGATCCTCTCCACCGTGAAGTACTTCCGTCACGAGTACGAGGCGCACATCCAGGACAAGCGCTGCCCCTCCAACTCCTGCAAAGAGCTGCTCCTGTGGCAGGTGGTCCCCGAGAAGTGCGTCAAGTGCGGCGCGTGTCTGAGGGCCTGCCCGTCCAACGCGATCAAGTGGGAGAAGGGCGAGGTCGCCGAGCTGATCAAGGAAAACTGCACCAAGTGCAAGTCCTGCTACGACGCCTGCCGCTTCATGGCCATTGAGTAA
- the nuoE gene encoding NADH-quinone oxidoreductase subunit NuoE, protein MSNAPAEEIPAEEIDLTEANEVIDKYLKLPGNLMPVLQGIQDAYGYVPKPTIDLVAERLNVYPSQIYGVLTFYAQFHLKPRGRFIIRVCVGTACHVQGAERITETFFGRLGIGHAETTPDLRYTFEKVACLGACGMAPLAMVNDDTFGKMTVQKVDEIIETYNARPMK, encoded by the coding sequence ATGTCTAACGCTCCAGCCGAAGAAATTCCGGCCGAAGAAATCGATCTGACCGAGGCCAACGAAGTCATCGACAAGTACCTGAAACTGCCGGGCAATCTTATGCCGGTCCTGCAGGGTATCCAGGACGCCTACGGGTACGTCCCGAAACCGACCATCGATCTGGTGGCCGAGAGGCTGAACGTCTACCCGAGCCAGATCTACGGCGTCCTCACCTTCTACGCCCAGTTCCACCTGAAGCCGCGCGGCCGTTTCATCATCAGGGTCTGCGTCGGTACCGCCTGCCACGTACAGGGGGCGGAGCGCATCACCGAGACCTTCTTCGGGCGCCTCGGGATCGGGCACGCGGAGACCACGCCCGACCTGCGCTACACCTTCGAGAAAGTGGCCTGCCTGGGCGCCTGCGGTATGGCACCGCTGGCCATGGTGAACGACGACACCTTCGGCAAGATGACGGTCCAGAAGGTGGACGAGATCATTGAAACCTACAACGCACGGCCGATGAAGTAG